CATACAGACAACTATCATAGAAATTATAAATGTATCTGCTTGTCATTGGCATAGACATGAATTCTTACTTGGCTACAAATAACCCATACTAGAATGGTTCTATTTTTCCTCTGCAGGAATTCCACAACACTTCAGAAATCGTGCAATCATGTGTCTTCACTCAGCAACAAGTATCATAGCCTTGactgtatttttctttgcaataacatgCACAGTGGTTGATGGAAAACAAGTGGGAGAAAACTCTGTGTATGCCAATATAAATCAAgatgttgaaatgaaattttatgccCCACAAAGCTGCGGTAACTGCACATACAGAATTCTGGTAAATCATGAAGTCTTGTACATCAGTGGCAGAATAAGACAATTAGATTTTGATCATGACAAGCATGAAAGGATTTTCATCAAGAGGAAGGCTTTCTTTGAGAGTTTTATTGTCATTCTAGGAATCACCGAGCTACGTCCCTCCGACAAAGGCCTTTACAAGTGCATATTTAAGAGTGGCAACTTTCACACTGCACAGACCTATCAACTGCACATACACTATCCTCCAACCAGAGCGACTTGTAAACAGCATAATGTAAGCATGTCGCATCTTCAGTGTACAGCAACCGACGGATCCCCAACAGGAGGAATTGTGTGCTATTCAGAGGTCAATGGACGATCAACAGGGATCCTCCCACTTTCCACATCCAGACAAGAAGATCTCATCATTGCAATCTTCTGGGGTGGTAGACACAACCACTTAGCCTGCTGCTCTGTGAGCAAGATTTACCCAAAAAGTCAAAGAGACTGTACAGATTTCCTGTGGAATCACAAGAGCTCACACCGTACAAGCGAATTAAGCACAGAATCAACAAGAGAATCAACACCATCAAGACATGACCAAGCTCGGGTTGCATTAGAGGCCGAGGATCATGCTGCAAGCTCTAGGACAGTGACTACATTTGTTACAACACAGACATTCTTACTTCTTTTGTACTTGTTCATGACTTGCGATTCCAGATATTACACGATCATCCATGTAGCACTAGTACTATCACTCTTCTGTGGTTACTGCAGTTCCATGTTCATAAATTTCCAAGAGGGTAGTCTAGCAAAGATTGAATTTCCCTTCCCTCTCTCTGAGGATGGCATTTCCTTTCAACTTCAAATGGCATCATACCCCCCATTCTATGTTAATGGAAGAATAGTTCCCGATAACTTAATGCCAAGCCAAAGACAAAGATTCCATGTAAATAAAGCCCAGCATGTTCAAGATGGTATGAATGTATACACTGTGGTTTTGAAAATAGATAACATCACTCGACATGACGCTGGTACTGTTTCATGCTATGTATATCAAGGGGGTAGTGTGCTATCAGAACTTACAATTCGAACATCAGTATCTGTTGAGTTTCCACCCAGTAAGGCAGAATGCAAGCCTGACAATACCAACAAACCAGATCATCTGGAGGGCTGGCTTCTGCTGAACTGTACAGCTGGAGTGGGCAGTTCTCCAGGTTTCTTCAAGTGCTACCAGGATGGTTTGATCCAACCACCACGCACTGACCTTAAGCAGAATTCAACACACATCACACAGGTCATGTGGGTGCATGAATTACATCCTGCATTTTGCTGCTCATCCTCATACACTGATATGAAAGAAAGATGTCAATGTTCTGATTTTTCATGGGACCCTACAATACCTGAAGGGGTACCGAGCAATGCCATTCCATGTCCCGAAGCAGATGGAACCTCATCAAGTGAGCACATTTCAGTCAAATCAACCGTAGAAACACCAAGAAATCACAAGAATGGTGAAGAGAGTGCTGCAAGTGCATTCATGTCATCTCAACAAACCATACTTACTGCTGTCATTGCCATCTTCCTCAATTGGTTTGTCAGTCAAAGCCCCTACCTTGAAGCTGTTTTTTTCACTGTGTGTTTGTCTATATgtttatttcatgtatttgtcTTTTAACAACAGTACTTTAAGGTTGTTCATTTTtgccactacatgtatttgcgGAGGCACATTTCATTGCCTTCATGGCATTTGTCGACGTTCTCCATTCCGCACTGGAAAAATTTCctaaaatttcataattttcttaacCTCCTCTTTCCTATATCTCCTAATGCATACCCCATGTGCCTACTCTCCTGTCTCCTGTCAATATCAAACTACAACATATACAGTCTTTGTATCAACATCATCTTGCCCCTTTTCTTGATCTCTAGAGGGCTATAGTAGCATCAGAAGGCTCCCACTCACTTTCTGCCATCAGCcccagatgatgatgatgatgatgatgatgatgatgatgatgatgatgatgaaacagcatttgtatggcgccatttatctgttagaaacattcaaaggcgcccgtCTCATAAGATCACCAGTCTCAGGTTATCAACAAACAGCAGCTCACATTTCCCAAGATAGAACTCCTCCGGCTTGTCTGGACAGAACATCTACAGCAATGACAAAGTGCAGAGGGCTATGCACTGTGTCCTGGTGTACTCCAGCCCTCATATGAAAGCATCTGCTGTCACTAATGCTGtttagaaaatacaaaaataccaaTAACTGCTCTTTGTAAAGCAATCAGAAATATCCCTCAGAACAACACAGTTGGATACATTTTACCAGATCATCAAAGACAAccaaaaatcaaacacacaacaacaaaaaaaccttCTCTTTTTACCGCTTCATTTTTCGTGCAGTTGAGGCATAGAGAATATTGGATCCACACCATATTTTGCTATTAAACTTCAGTTCATAAGGTCTGCCCTCCTGTCGCCATTCTCTACAAATATTCGGTGCATGTTCCACTTACTTGATGGCATGGCAGCACCACATGTATGTGGGTCACTTCCTTTCTCCATGTTGTGCAATAAAATAACACATAACAGACCAGTTTGATATGGCATTTggcctttgctttttttttcataaggtCAGTCATCCATTCCAAATATCCTCTTTTACCTGTTACCACTATAGTAGCACACAAttcaaaccatggtttatgcaaatttcttctgcataaaTACGATTGACAGATTGTGAACGCAACAGACATCCAGGAGCAAGCACGCATTCATATAAATGTAAAAGATATATGCCAATTGTATGCATATTTCAGATCATGATCTAAATTTGTCCATGGTCTAGGCTTAAAGCAGGTTTAAACCACCTTGTTTCATGAATGCAGGTCTATGAGTTTAGTCATCAAAACAGATGTGTAATTGTTAGGTAATCTTACTTTGCTTcacaaattcatcaaatttAGTTTGTAAGATCAGACACTTTCCTTCCTGTTTCAATTCCTTTTCAGATTTTTCCCAATTCTACAAATTCTCATCAATCATGAAATATCTTATGTAAGGCAGGCAACCTTGGACTTTCTTTGAAGCTAAATCTTCTATGGTGCCATTGCCCTCATTACTATTTAATACAGACTAGGCCTGCcagatttctcttttttgtgcCATCTGCTGAACAATCACAAACAGCATCTGCTGGCCTCCTTCACTTATCTCCTCAAACTCCACACACATCTTTCTTCTACATGATTTCCTTCAGGCTTCTCTTAAACATACTGTGCTGTCTGTTTGGCTACTTTTTACATTTCACAACCATGGCCACTCATTAGCAAATGCAAAATGATGAATATCACATGATTCCTCTCTTCCAGGATATGTGCCACCACATGCAGATTACAACATAGATCAGGTGGTGTGGTCAATCTCTCACAGGTCTTTCACTGACTTGCACACAAGTCTTTCCTAAATGTTGCCTACTTACtaagatgataaaatgatgaaaaagtaGTTCTTTAATCAAATTTTTGCAATGCCATTCAAACCATCAATTCTCATAGTACAGACATCAGTCAACATTGACAGTGAATAGAGAATATTCTAAATGGTCTTATGTAGTGTTTGTGACTaccaaacaaggaaaagaaaatatgatttttcatGGTTTTCTAAAAGGAAAAACATTTCTCTCATTGTTATTCAAATAACCtgcagaaatacatttcaataaaataaaaacatgtattAAGAGAATGATAGATCTaacagggcggtgagttggctcagtcggaaGCTCGTCTGCCTCACAATCACGTGGTCTGgtttcgaacccgagtctggactgagcaatgttgtgtgtaagcataccgtcccctctagcaagaggcaaaacactgcGTCCCTTGGATagaacataaaatggaggttctgtgtgtgagagagtaacaactcatgcacataaaagatcccgcttcattcattcacataACCCCATGAAGTGGTCCCAACTCACATCCAActagaccccatggaagaccagctaaatgtagctgaatatgggctatccagccatcttctcaaatggaaatgaacaaacaacgAACAGATTTATAGCAAAGTTGGATCAGTATGGTTCATGTGTACAATATTAATGAAAGCTGCATCAAACAAGACATTTTCTTCATTCCAGAAAGACCATTAATGTAGAATTTAAAAAGTTCAACTATTGTTATGATATTTAGCATGACTGATTATGTACATTTTGATGACTTTTAAATAATTTGATTGCATCCCTGTCATAGATTCTATAACCCGTTGAGGGCAAGTCCCGAGTAAGGCAgatgtctatggaaaatgcaagttgtagcaaaatcaaactgtcttGCTATGTGAAAAATGCATAATTACACAATAGTGACTCTATTACGTATTTCCCTTAAAATTTAGTCTACACACATCAGAGTTTTGCAATATCTCTGGCAAATTAATGATCACAAAAAATTCAGCTAGTCACTATGAGACACAACCCATATTTACAGTAGTCCGGTTTTTACATGCTGTATGTGCCTACTGAA
The sequence above is drawn from the Diadema setosum chromosome 19, eeDiaSeto1, whole genome shotgun sequence genome and encodes:
- the LOC140242831 gene encoding uncharacterized protein; the protein is MCLHSATSIIALTVFFFAITCTVVDGKQVGENSVYANINQDVEMKFYAPQSCGNCTYRILVNHEVLYISGRIRQLDFDHDKHERIFIKRKAFFESFIVILGITELRPSDKGLYKCIFKSGNFHTAQTYQLHIHYPPTRATCKQHNVSMSHLQCTATDGSPTGGIVCYSEVNGRSTGILPLSTSRQEDLIIAIFWGGRHNHLACCSVSKIYPKSQRDCTDFLWNHKSSHRTSELSTESTRESTPSRHDQARVALEAEDHAASSRTVTTFVTTQTFLLLLYLFMTCDSRYYTIIHVALVLSLFCGYCSSMFINFQEGSLAKIEFPFPLSEDGISFQLQMASYPPFYVNGRIVPDNLMPSQRQRFHVNKAQHVQDGMNVYTVVLKIDNITRHDAGTVSCYVYQGGSVLSELTIRTSVSVEFPPSKAECKPDNTNKPDHLEGWLLLNCTAGVGSSPGFFKCYQDGLIQPPRTDLKQNSTHITQVMWVHELHPAFCCSSSYTDMKERCQCSDFSWDPTIPEGVPSNAIPCPEADGTSSSEHISVKSTVETPRNHKNGEESAASAFMSSQQTILTAVIAIFLNWKRISAENQVLRELKKILCILGVMTENLSTKYQMFSSRKCISKDHQVLQELKQILWIPAVMKLNLPMKYQM